In the genome of Kitasatospora cathayae, one region contains:
- a CDS encoding ferrous iron transport protein A, with protein sequence MPTDDEFADEFADGFARALRGAAELAPEPVQHALAAQAEQRGRRRRRHRRAAVASALAVLVLAGAGGFAAVGRYPFGASGPATLPPPGLPTMSSQELVTLVTGLLPKGTVEEQSTTKPGKISWHQTDATLLFDDGAGASVVRFTVERTNLPPEASAVCMDGFQTPQDSCDRTVRPDGSVLVIDKLRSEHIQGGREWRVTLATPGGRRIAFTEFNGQPARANRPSPPLDDAQLTALVTSPAWDPVFATLAPVEGAPQSGDSPTPSASTPSNPELLAKLVPLLPPGAKVEGQAPGHAALTVTFEGRTSMLQIGVDPASPLGRKELASMGLNPETPLEVREKRPDGTLVVTNRFGNGKTATNPVLHWTAAVHYPDGSQVRLSEWNGENGYTFNPGDPALDLDRLKAIVTAPAWHS encoded by the coding sequence ATGCCCACTGACGACGAGTTCGCCGACGAGTTCGCCGACGGGTTCGCCCGGGCCCTGCGCGGGGCCGCCGAGCTGGCACCGGAGCCGGTCCAGCACGCCCTGGCCGCCCAGGCCGAGCAGCGCGGCCGTCGCCGTCGCCGGCACCGGCGCGCCGCCGTCGCGAGCGCCCTGGCGGTCCTGGTGCTGGCCGGGGCCGGCGGCTTCGCAGCCGTCGGGAGGTACCCGTTCGGGGCCAGTGGACCGGCCACCCTGCCGCCGCCCGGCCTGCCGACGATGTCCTCGCAGGAACTGGTCACGCTGGTCACCGGCCTGCTGCCGAAGGGCACGGTGGAGGAGCAGAGCACCACTAAGCCCGGCAAGATCAGCTGGCACCAGACCGACGCCACCCTGCTGTTCGACGACGGCGCGGGGGCGAGCGTCGTCCGGTTCACCGTGGAGCGGACCAATCTGCCGCCCGAGGCGAGCGCGGTCTGCATGGACGGGTTCCAGACGCCGCAGGACTCCTGCGACCGGACGGTCCGGCCGGACGGTTCCGTGCTGGTGATCGACAAGCTGCGCAGCGAGCACATCCAGGGCGGCCGCGAATGGCGGGTCACCTTGGCCACTCCGGGCGGGCGCCGGATCGCGTTCACCGAGTTCAACGGGCAGCCGGCCAGGGCGAACCGGCCGAGCCCGCCGCTGGACGACGCCCAGCTGACCGCCCTGGTGACCTCTCCCGCCTGGGACCCGGTCTTCGCCACGCTCGCCCCGGTCGAAGGGGCGCCGCAGTCGGGCGACTCCCCGACGCCGTCCGCCAGCACCCCCTCGAACCCGGAACTACTGGCCAAGCTCGTCCCGTTGCTGCCCCCCGGGGCCAAGGTCGAGGGCCAGGCCCCCGGGCACGCCGCGCTCACCGTCACCTTCGAGGGCCGCACCAGCATGCTGCAGATCGGTGTGGACCCGGCGTCCCCGCTCGGCCGGAAGGAGCTCGCGTCCATGGGCCTGAACCCCGAGACCCCGCTGGAGGTGCGGGAGAAGCGGCCGGACGGAACGCTCGTCGTCACCAACCGCTTCGGCAACGGGAAGACCGCGACGAACCCGGTCCTGCACTGGACGGCCGCCGTGCACTACCCGGACGGCAGCCAGGTGCGGCTCTCGGAGTGGAACGGCGAGAACGGGTACACCTTCAATCCCGGTGATCCGGCGCTCGACCTGGACCGGCTGAAGGCGATCGTGACCGCCCCGGCCTGGCACTCCTGA
- a CDS encoding SigE family RNA polymerase sigma factor: MDQESAEPPWPEFPDFVASRARHLLRTAFLLTGGDAHLAEDLVQEALGRVYLKWRRISRLDNPSGYAQTVLVNTFLSYRRKRSASERVTDEIPEVGVHDPDPALRLTLLRALAELPAPDRAVLVLRFWEDRSVEETAAALRLSGTAVRTRCRRALARLRTVLGDDIETALEGSTGTRTTSEPNPSSEQTELRHAH, from the coding sequence ATGGATCAAGAATCGGCCGAACCACCCTGGCCGGAGTTCCCGGACTTCGTCGCCTCCCGGGCGCGGCACCTGCTGCGCACGGCCTTCCTGCTCACCGGCGGTGACGCCCACCTCGCCGAGGACCTCGTGCAGGAGGCGCTCGGCCGGGTCTACCTGAAGTGGCGGAGGATATCCCGGCTCGACAACCCCAGCGGGTACGCACAGACCGTGCTGGTCAACACCTTCCTCTCGTACCGGCGCAAGCGCAGCGCCTCCGAGCGGGTCACCGACGAGATCCCCGAGGTCGGCGTGCACGACCCGGACCCGGCCCTGCGGCTGACGCTGCTGCGCGCGCTCGCCGAACTCCCGGCTCCGGACCGCGCCGTGCTGGTGCTCCGCTTCTGGGAGGACCGCAGCGTCGAGGAGACGGCCGCCGCCCTGCGCCTGAGCGGCACCGCCGTCCGCACTCGCTGCCGCCGGGCCCTCGCCCGGCTGCGCACGGTGCTGGGCGACGACATCGAGACGGCCCTGGAGGGCTCCACGGGGACGAGAACGACCAGCGAGCCCAACCCCTCCTCCGAGCAGACGGAGCTGCGCCATGCCCACTGA